In Senegalia massiliensis, a genomic segment contains:
- a CDS encoding MFS transporter, translating to MESINEKEYNRRWIIWGVLALSYVIVFFHRVAAGVVREELINSFSITDVEFGNFGSMYFYPYMLMQIPSGILADTLGARKTVTLGAVFAGIGSIIFGFSQNITMAYIGRLIVGFGVSVIFISILKVLSQWFKPSEFGKMSGLTSFIGNGGALLAQYPLVLLVATIGWRNSFSVIGFISIGIAILAYIIVRNNPEDVGLEPIVIINEKDDLNIRSGIKTVFKNPHTWPSFFAMGGIFGTVIAFMGTWGVPYMIYTYNISKSEASIFTMMITIGLMIGSLVIGNISDKLKKRKLPFIISTIIYLFIWLIFIFVDLDINYLYILFFLMGLFSSGFILSWAIAKEVNPEKYPGVSTSIANMGGFLFAAIIQPLIGYVLELSNYDYTLILYVCLIFIIMSMVSILFIKETNCKNIY from the coding sequence TTGGAAAGCATAAATGAGAAGGAATATAATAGGCGATGGATTATATGGGGAGTACTTGCTCTTTCTTATGTTATAGTATTTTTTCATAGGGTAGCAGCAGGTGTTGTAAGAGAAGAACTTATAAATTCATTTAGTATAACAGATGTAGAATTTGGAAATTTTGGTTCCATGTATTTTTATCCATATATGTTAATGCAAATACCAAGTGGAATACTTGCGGATACTTTAGGCGCTAGGAAAACGGTTACATTAGGAGCCGTATTTGCAGGAATAGGCTCTATTATATTTGGATTTTCTCAAAATATTACTATGGCTTATATTGGCAGGCTTATAGTAGGTTTTGGAGTTTCTGTAATTTTTATTTCAATACTTAAAGTATTATCACAGTGGTTTAAGCCTTCCGAATTCGGAAAAATGTCAGGCCTTACATCTTTTATCGGAAATGGTGGAGCTTTACTTGCCCAATATCCTTTGGTATTACTAGTAGCAACTATTGGATGGAGAAATTCTTTTTCTGTAATTGGATTTATAAGTATTGGTATAGCAATACTTGCCTATATTATAGTAAGAAATAATCCTGAGGATGTAGGGCTTGAGCCTATTGTGATTATTAATGAAAAAGACGATTTAAATATTAGAAGTGGTATCAAAACAGTATTTAAAAATCCACATACATGGCCAAGTTTCTTTGCCATGGGAGGAATTTTTGGTACAGTCATAGCTTTTATGGGTACATGGGGAGTTCCTTATATGATTTATACATATAATATTTCTAAAAGTGAAGCTTCCATATTCACCATGATGATAACAATTGGACTTATGATAGGAAGCTTAGTTATTGGGAATATTTCAGATAAATTAAAGAAAAGAAAATTGCCATTTATAATTTCAACTATAATTTATTTATTCATATGGTTAATATTTATATTTGTAGATCTTGATATAAATTATTTGTATATATTATTTTTTCTTATGGGATTATTTTCTTCTGGATTTATACTTTCATGGGCAATAGCAAAAGAAGTGAATCCTGAGAAATATCCAGGAGTATCTACATCTATAGCTAATATGGGAGGATTTTTGTTTGCAGCAATTATTCAACCACTTATAGGGTATGTTTTAGAATTAAGTAACTATGATTATACTTTAATCTTATATGTTTGTTTAATATTTATAATAATGTCTATGGTATCAATATTATTTATAAAGGAAACTAACTGTAAAAATATTTATTAA